The proteins below are encoded in one region of Streptomyces roseirectus:
- a CDS encoding SCO4225 family membrane protein, producing MNGSQLVVKARQNLVNPAALAYLALVLAVAGWVAVDALFVDHPDASLVGVWLFLVTAPTSWLFLMLPGPLPLVGIVVGALVQAAVIGAGYRAATRGRGTGMPVTNR from the coding sequence ATGAACGGCTCACAGCTTGTCGTCAAGGCCCGGCAGAACCTGGTCAACCCGGCCGCGCTGGCGTACCTCGCGCTGGTGCTCGCCGTCGCCGGCTGGGTCGCCGTGGACGCGCTGTTCGTCGACCACCCGGACGCGAGTCTCGTGGGCGTGTGGCTGTTCCTGGTCACCGCGCCCACCTCCTGGCTGTTCCTGATGCTGCCGGGCCCGCTGCCGCTGGTCGGGATCGTCGTCGGGGCGCTCGTGCAGGCCGCGGTGATCGGCGCCGGGTACCGGGCGGCGACGCGCGGGCGGGGCACCGGCATGCCGGTGACCAACCGCTAG
- a CDS encoding sensor histidine kinase, whose product MDGRVITRTRLADAALAAVAGALVVTCAALDTSTRAVDLPLILAGALALAAHRGAPRAVLALATIGGTAYVLRADPGPWAALPVVGAVHTAARVGHRALALGAGAVFLAGYAVHRPGTAALLAGWVLCAAVSGLADRNWQAYLRQTEQRAIDAERTREEAALRRAGEERLRIARELHDSLTHSISVVKLQAGVAVHLARKRGEEVPPVLAAIQEASGEAMRELRATLHVLRTDEPHGTPALLVERARAAGLAARLTVTGVERALAVPVERAAYRIVQEALTNAARHAGRATVQVRLDYGERALVIRVDDDGLAHPSRPPRPGTGLTGMRERVTALCGTLHAAPRAEGGFSVRAELPLGEGA is encoded by the coding sequence ATGGACGGGCGAGTGATCACGCGGACACGGCTCGCCGACGCGGCGCTCGCGGCCGTGGCCGGCGCCCTCGTGGTGACGTGCGCGGCCCTCGACACGTCCACACGGGCCGTCGACCTCCCCCTGATCCTCGCCGGCGCCCTCGCCCTCGCCGCCCACCGCGGCGCCCCGCGCGCGGTGCTGGCCCTCGCCACGATCGGGGGCACGGCGTACGTCCTGCGCGCCGACCCCGGGCCCTGGGCGGCGCTGCCGGTCGTGGGCGCCGTGCACACCGCCGCGCGCGTGGGACACCGCGCGCTCGCGCTCGGGGCGGGCGCGGTGTTCCTCGCCGGGTACGCCGTCCACCGGCCCGGCACGGCCGCGCTGCTCGCCGGGTGGGTGCTGTGCGCGGCCGTGAGCGGGCTCGCCGACCGCAACTGGCAGGCGTACCTGCGCCAGACCGAACAACGCGCCATCGACGCCGAACGCACCCGCGAGGAGGCCGCGTTGCGCCGGGCGGGGGAGGAACGGCTGCGCATCGCGCGCGAGTTGCACGACTCGCTGACCCACAGCATCTCCGTCGTCAAGCTCCAGGCGGGCGTCGCCGTACACCTCGCCCGCAAACGCGGCGAGGAGGTCCCGCCCGTCCTCGCCGCCATCCAGGAGGCCAGTGGAGAGGCCATGCGCGAACTGCGCGCCACGCTGCACGTCCTGCGCACCGACGAGCCCCACGGCACGCCCGCGCTCCTCGTCGAACGCGCCCGCGCCGCCGGTCTCGCCGCCCGCCTCACCGTCACCGGCGTCGAACGCGCCCTCGCCGTCCCCGTCGAACGCGCCGCCTACCGCATCGTCCAGGAAGCCCTCACCAACGCCGCCCGCCACGCCGGCCGGGCCACCGTCCAGGTCCGCCTCGACTACGGCGAACGCGCGCTGGTGATCCGCGTCGACGACGACGGCCTCGCCCACCCGTCCCGCCCCCCTCGTCCCGGCACCGGCCTGACCGGCATGCGCGAACGCGTCACGGCCCTGTGCGGCACCCTGCACGCGGCCCCCCGCGCGGAGGGCGGCTTCTCGGTCCGGGCGGAACTGCCGCTGGGGGAGGGGGCCTGA
- a CDS encoding carboxymuconolactone decarboxylase family protein yields MTTPFRHTTPPSPKAAEGRVAEAYAQIARDFGITAPPTFVVLSSAPELMLPAWALLRESLIAGPGDRTGKEVAAYGVSLANRCPFCVSAHTVLLHATGDHALAERLARGERPESDVHARVLDWAIRTRVPGADLGPLPFAREERAGYFGTVLTFHFVNRFVSALLTGDLLPAGAQRLRPMRSLTGRALSRTVRREAVPGASLPLLRTPAEGPDGNTRENAANSPCEGPSWASGTPVAPAYAALRTAALTGADLLTPDERSLVEAAVAAWDGAHPPVILRGYPHRRELPAARLALLSALAPYRITADDVAAWREHAVEGDGTDKSGDGEGDGRTDRDLVRLVAYGAFLAVERAEATLNFSPAPARHI; encoded by the coding sequence ATGACCACGCCCTTCCGCCACACCACGCCCCCGTCGCCCAAGGCCGCCGAGGGCCGCGTCGCCGAGGCGTACGCCCAGATCGCGCGCGACTTCGGGATCACCGCCCCGCCCACCTTCGTGGTCCTGTCGTCCGCGCCGGAACTGATGCTCCCCGCGTGGGCGCTCCTGCGCGAGTCGCTGATCGCCGGTCCGGGGGACCGCACCGGCAAGGAGGTCGCCGCGTACGGCGTCTCGCTGGCCAACAGGTGCCCGTTCTGTGTGTCCGCGCACACCGTCCTGCTGCACGCGACGGGCGACCACGCGCTCGCGGAACGCCTCGCGCGGGGCGAGCGCCCGGAGAGCGACGTCCACGCGCGCGTACTCGACTGGGCGATCCGGACCCGCGTCCCCGGCGCGGACCTCGGGCCGCTGCCCTTCGCGCGCGAGGAGCGCGCCGGGTACTTCGGGACGGTGCTCACCTTCCACTTCGTCAACCGTTTCGTGTCGGCCCTGCTGACCGGGGACCTGCTCCCGGCCGGCGCGCAGCGGCTGCGCCCGATGCGGTCCCTGACGGGCCGCGCGCTGTCCCGCACGGTCCGCCGCGAGGCCGTCCCGGGTGCGTCCCTGCCGCTGCTCCGCACGCCCGCCGAGGGGCCCGACGGAAACACCCGCGAGAACGCCGCCAACAGCCCCTGTGAGGGCCCGTCATGGGCGTCCGGCACCCCGGTGGCCCCCGCCTACGCCGCGCTGCGCACAGCCGCCCTCACGGGCGCCGACCTCCTCACGCCGGACGAGCGGAGCCTCGTCGAGGCGGCCGTCGCCGCCTGGGACGGCGCGCACCCGCCCGTCATCCTGCGCGGCTACCCCCACCGGCGTGAACTCCCGGCCGCGCGCCTCGCGCTGCTGTCCGCGCTCGCGCCGTACCGGATCACGGCGGACGACGTGGCGGCCTGGCGCGAGCACGCGGTCGAGGGCGACGGCACGGACAAGAGCGGCGACGGCGAGGGCGACGGCCGTACGGACCGTGACCTCGTCCGTCTGGTCGCGTACGGCGCGTTCCTCGCGGTGGAGCGGGCCGAGGCGACCTTGAACTTTTCACCGGCGCCCGCGCGGCACATTTAG
- a CDS encoding NCS1 family nucleobase:cation symporter-1, producing MTDTAPTAPPPTSQVTLADGRVEIAPGAPQPSGPYANEDLLPVPVEKRTWTTYNFSALWVGMAHNTASWTLASGLIAVGMDWKQAVFTIALANVIVLVPMLLTGHAGPKYGIPFPVFARASFGVRGANLPAVVRALVACGWFGIQTWIGGEAIYFLAGKLIGSGWSDAAKFGGYAWTMWLSFAIFWAIQVAIIYRGMETIRRFENWAAPFVLVGAVVMLIWMSNKAGGFGPLLDQPSKLGWGGDFWKLFWPSLMGMIGFWSTLSLNIPDFTRYGKSQKAQTWGQALGLPTTMTLFALLSVMVTSGSQAVYGETIWDPVQLAAKTDNVFGLLFALVTVLVATLSVNIAANLVSPAFDFSNIAPRRISFRTGALATCVLGVLIFPWKLYSDPQGYIFTWLGLVGGLLGTVAGILIADYWILRRGKLDLVDLYRAGGRYWYENGWNWRAVVAFLAGGVLAVGGADFDPIIDGRPIPALKSLADYGWAVGLGTSMAVYLALMALRGRGKGATADA from the coding sequence ATGACCGACACCGCGCCCACCGCGCCGCCCCCGACCTCCCAAGTCACCCTCGCCGACGGCCGGGTGGAGATCGCCCCCGGCGCTCCGCAGCCCAGCGGCCCCTACGCCAACGAGGACCTGCTGCCCGTCCCGGTCGAGAAACGCACCTGGACGACGTACAACTTCTCCGCGCTGTGGGTCGGCATGGCCCACAACACCGCGTCCTGGACGCTCGCCTCGGGTCTCATCGCCGTCGGCATGGACTGGAAGCAGGCGGTGTTCACCATCGCGCTGGCCAACGTCATCGTGCTGGTGCCGATGCTGCTGACCGGGCACGCCGGGCCCAAGTACGGCATCCCGTTCCCCGTCTTCGCGCGCGCCTCGTTCGGGGTGCGCGGCGCCAACCTCCCCGCCGTCGTACGGGCGTTGGTGGCGTGCGGCTGGTTCGGGATCCAGACCTGGATCGGCGGTGAGGCGATCTACTTCCTCGCCGGGAAGCTGATCGGCTCCGGGTGGAGCGACGCCGCGAAGTTCGGCGGGTACGCGTGGACGATGTGGCTGTCGTTCGCGATCTTCTGGGCGATCCAAGTGGCCATCATCTACCGGGGGATGGAGACGATCCGCCGGTTCGAGAACTGGGCGGCGCCCTTCGTCCTCGTCGGCGCGGTGGTGATGCTGATCTGGATGAGCAACAAGGCAGGCGGCTTCGGGCCGTTGCTCGACCAGCCGTCCAAGCTGGGCTGGGGCGGCGACTTCTGGAAACTGTTCTGGCCGTCCCTGATGGGCATGATCGGCTTCTGGTCGACGCTGTCGCTGAACATCCCCGACTTCACCCGCTACGGCAAGTCCCAGAAGGCGCAGACCTGGGGGCAGGCGCTCGGCCTGCCGACCACGATGACGCTGTTCGCGCTGCTGTCCGTGATGGTCACCTCCGGCTCGCAGGCCGTCTACGGCGAGACGATCTGGGACCCGGTCCAGCTCGCCGCCAAGACCGACAACGTCTTCGGGCTGCTGTTCGCGCTGGTGACGGTCCTGGTGGCGACGCTGTCCGTCAACATCGCGGCGAACCTGGTCTCCCCGGCGTTCGACTTCTCCAACATCGCGCCCCGCAGGATCAGTTTCCGCACCGGCGCCCTCGCGACCTGTGTCCTCGGCGTGCTGATCTTCCCCTGGAAGCTGTACTCCGACCCGCAGGGCTACATCTTCACCTGGCTCGGCCTGGTCGGCGGCCTGCTCGGCACCGTCGCCGGCATCCTCATCGCCGACTACTGGATCCTGCGCCGCGGCAAGCTCGACCTCGTCGACCTGTACCGCGCGGGCGGGCGCTACTGGTACGAGAACGGCTGGAACTGGCGGGCCGTCGTCGCCTTCCTCGCCGGCGGCGTCCTCGCGGTCGGCGGCGCGGACTTCGACCCGATCATCGACGGGCGGCCCATCCCGGCGCTCAAGTCCCTCGCGGACTACGGGTGGGCCGTGGGGCTCGGGACGTCCATGGCGGTGTACCTGGCGCTGATGGCGCTGCGGGGGAGGGGGAAGGGGGCGACGGCGGACGCCTGA
- a CDS encoding TIGR03842 family LLM class F420-dependent oxidoreductase: MDFGLVLQTDPPASRVIELMKRAEDNGFTYGWTFDSAVLWQEPFVIYSQILSQTSKLTVGPMVTNPGTRTWEVTASTFATLNDMFGNRTVCGIGRGDSAMRVAGRTPNTLARISDAMKVIRALGSGQEADLGGGTVVRFPWIKDDAQLPVWMAAYGPKALKMTGEEADGFILQLADLYLTEYMVKAVKDAAAAAGRNPDDVKICVAAPAYVTADDSPEALAHAREQCRWFGGMVGNHVADLVSKYGEHSSQVPEELTEYIKARQGYDYSHHGRSGNPDTQFVPDEIVDRFCVIGTPEQHVEKLNALRALGVDQFAIYDMHDAQEAVIDAYGTTVIPAVNG; this comes from the coding sequence ATGGACTTCGGACTTGTCCTCCAGACCGACCCGCCCGCCTCGCGTGTCATCGAGCTGATGAAACGCGCCGAGGACAACGGCTTCACCTACGGCTGGACCTTCGACTCCGCCGTGCTGTGGCAGGAGCCGTTCGTGATCTACAGTCAGATCCTGTCGCAGACAAGCAAGTTGACGGTCGGGCCGATGGTCACCAACCCCGGCACCCGCACCTGGGAGGTCACCGCCTCCACCTTCGCCACCCTCAACGACATGTTCGGCAACCGCACGGTGTGCGGCATCGGCCGCGGCGACTCCGCGATGCGCGTCGCGGGGCGAACTCCCAACACCCTGGCCCGGATCAGCGACGCGATGAAGGTCATCCGCGCCCTCGGCTCAGGACAGGAGGCCGACCTCGGCGGCGGCACCGTCGTCAGGTTCCCCTGGATCAAGGATGACGCCCAACTCCCCGTGTGGATGGCCGCGTACGGGCCCAAAGCGCTGAAGATGACCGGCGAGGAGGCCGACGGGTTCATCCTTCAGCTCGCCGACCTCTACCTCACCGAGTACATGGTGAAGGCCGTCAAGGACGCCGCCGCGGCCGCCGGACGTAACCCCGACGACGTGAAGATCTGCGTCGCCGCCCCCGCCTACGTCACCGCCGACGACTCGCCCGAGGCCCTGGCCCACGCCCGCGAACAGTGCCGCTGGTTCGGCGGGATGGTCGGCAACCACGTCGCCGACCTCGTCTCCAAGTACGGCGAACACTCCTCCCAAGTCCCCGAAGAACTCACCGAGTACATCAAGGCCCGCCAGGGCTACGACTACTCCCACCACGGACGCAGCGGCAACCCCGACACCCAGTTCGTGCCGGACGAGATCGTCGACCGGTTCTGCGTCATCGGCACCCCCGAACAGCACGTCGAGAAACTGAACGCCCTACGGGCCCTCGGCGTCGACCAGTTCGCGATCTACGACATGCACGACGCGCAGGAAGCGGTCATCGACGCGTACGGCACGACGGTGATCCCGGCCGTCAACGGCTGA
- the hydA gene encoding dihydropyrimidinase, with translation MSSRTVIRGGLVVTASDEIHADVLIEDGRIAALAATGTPSAEAWTAERTIDATGKYVIPGGVDAHTHMELSFGGTFASDTFETGTRAAAWGGTTTIVDFAVQSVGHTLREGLDAWHAKAEGNCAVDYAFHMIVSDVHDETLKEMDLLVEEGVTSFKQFMAYPGVFYSDDGQILRAMQRSADNGGLIMMHAENGIAIDVLVQQALERGETDPRYHGEVRKALLEAEATHRAIRLAQVAGAPLYVVHVSAMEAVAELARARDEGLNVFGETCPQYLFLSTDNLAEPDFEGAKYVCSTPLRPREHQAKLWQGLRTNDLQVVSTDHCPFCFVGQKELGRGDFSKIPNGLPGVENRMDLLHQAVVDGHISRRRWIEIACATPARMFGLYPKKGTIAPGADADVVIYDPHAEQTVSAETHHMNVDYSAYEGKRLTGRVETVLSRGELVITEREFTGRAGHGAYTPRSTCQYLI, from the coding sequence ATGAGCAGTCGTACCGTCATCCGCGGCGGTCTCGTCGTCACCGCGTCCGACGAGATCCACGCCGACGTCCTGATCGAGGACGGCCGGATCGCCGCCCTCGCCGCCACCGGCACCCCGTCGGCCGAGGCGTGGACGGCCGAGCGGACCATCGACGCGACCGGAAAGTACGTCATCCCGGGCGGAGTCGACGCCCACACGCACATGGAGCTGTCGTTCGGCGGCACCTTCGCCTCGGACACCTTCGAGACCGGCACCCGCGCCGCCGCCTGGGGCGGTACGACGACCATCGTCGACTTCGCGGTGCAGAGCGTCGGCCACACCCTGCGCGAGGGCCTGGACGCCTGGCACGCCAAGGCCGAGGGCAACTGCGCGGTCGACTACGCCTTCCACATGATCGTCTCCGACGTCCACGACGAGACGCTGAAGGAGATGGACCTCCTCGTCGAGGAAGGCGTCACCTCCTTCAAGCAGTTCATGGCCTACCCCGGCGTCTTCTACAGCGACGACGGTCAGATCCTGCGCGCCATGCAGCGCTCCGCCGACAACGGCGGCCTGATCATGATGCACGCCGAGAACGGCATCGCCATCGACGTCCTCGTCCAACAGGCCCTGGAACGCGGGGAGACGGACCCCCGCTACCACGGCGAGGTCCGCAAGGCGCTCCTGGAGGCCGAGGCCACGCACCGCGCGATCCGGCTCGCGCAGGTCGCGGGCGCCCCCCTGTATGTCGTGCACGTCTCGGCGATGGAGGCAGTCGCCGAGCTGGCGCGGGCGCGCGACGAAGGGCTCAACGTCTTCGGCGAGACCTGCCCGCAGTACCTGTTCCTGTCCACCGACAACCTCGCCGAACCGGACTTCGAGGGCGCCAAGTACGTGTGCAGCACGCCCCTTCGGCCCCGCGAGCACCAGGCGAAGCTGTGGCAGGGGCTGCGCACCAACGACCTCCAGGTCGTCTCCACCGACCACTGCCCCTTCTGCTTCGTGGGACAGAAGGAGCTGGGCCGGGGCGACTTCTCGAAGATCCCCAACGGCCTGCCCGGCGTCGAGAACCGAATGGACCTGCTGCACCAGGCAGTTGTGGACGGCCACATCTCGCGCCGCCGCTGGATCGAGATCGCCTGCGCCACCCCGGCCCGCATGTTCGGCCTCTACCCGAAGAAGGGCACCATCGCGCCGGGCGCCGACGCCGACGTCGTCATCTACGACCCGCACGCCGAGCAGACCGTCTCCGCCGAGACCCACCACATGAACGTCGACTACTCGGCGTACGAGGGCAAGCGGCTCACCGGCCGGGTCGAGACGGTGCTCTCGCGCGGCGAACTCGTCATCACCGAGCGGGAGTTCACCGGACGCGCCGGACACGGCGCCTACACCCCGCGCTCCACCTGTCAGTACCTCATCTAG
- a CDS encoding nitrilase-related carbon-nitrogen hydrolase gives MSRVIRAAIFQTAWTGDKESMIQVHEQAVRDAAAQGADVLCFQELFYGPYFCQVQDPAFYEYAEQIPDGPIVKRFQALAKEHGIVLVLPMYEEEQPGVLYNTAAVIDADGSYLGKYRKHHIPQVKGFWEKFYFRPGNAGWPVFDTKAGRIGVYICYDRHFPEGWRALGLAGAEIVFNPSATSRGLSAYLWQLEQPAAAVANEYFVGAINRVGVEELGDNDFYGTSYFVDPEAQFVGEVASDKESELVVRDLDLAKLREVRDRWQFYRDRRTDAYGPLTAP, from the coding sequence ATGAGCAGAGTGATCCGTGCCGCGATCTTCCAGACCGCCTGGACGGGCGACAAAGAGTCGATGATCCAGGTGCACGAGCAGGCGGTGCGCGACGCCGCCGCCCAGGGAGCCGACGTCCTGTGCTTCCAGGAGCTGTTCTACGGGCCGTACTTCTGCCAGGTCCAGGACCCGGCGTTCTACGAGTACGCCGAGCAGATCCCGGACGGGCCGATCGTCAAGCGGTTCCAGGCACTCGCCAAGGAGCACGGCATCGTCCTCGTGCTGCCGATGTACGAGGAGGAACAGCCCGGCGTCCTCTACAACACCGCCGCCGTCATCGACGCGGACGGCTCCTACCTCGGCAAGTACCGCAAGCACCACATCCCCCAAGTCAAGGGATTCTGGGAGAAGTTCTACTTCCGTCCCGGCAACGCGGGCTGGCCCGTCTTCGACACGAAGGCCGGGAGGATCGGCGTCTACATCTGCTACGACCGCCACTTCCCGGAAGGCTGGCGGGCGCTCGGGCTCGCGGGCGCCGAGATCGTCTTCAACCCGTCGGCGACCTCGCGCGGACTCTCCGCGTACCTGTGGCAGTTGGAGCAGCCGGCGGCGGCCGTCGCCAACGAGTACTTCGTCGGCGCGATCAACCGCGTCGGCGTGGAGGAACTGGGCGACAACGACTTCTACGGGACGAGCTACTTCGTGGACCCGGAGGCCCAGTTCGTCGGCGAGGTCGCCAGCGACAAGGAGTCCGAACTCGTCGTCCGCGACCTCGACCTGGCGAAACTCCGCGAGGTCCGCGACCGCTGGCAGTTCTACCGCGACCGCCGCACCGACGCCTACGGCCCGCTGACCGCTCCCTGA
- a CDS encoding PucR family transcriptional regulator, whose product MTTTLEPALSVRQVLSLERVLAGEPEVVAGAGQLDRPVRWVHVAEAPDVGVMLSGGEMVLTTGVLLAGDDSAQAEYIQSLYRAEAAAVVLGLGRAFPTPPDAMRRAAERCGLPLVVLHRPFPFAELTEEVQSRLVRRKFAAVSLSEAVRTALTGLITAGAPLQRLLDEVAQHSGCPVVVTNLAHRVLATAGERSAVDDVLRDWERIARQAGGREGDGWIRAELGGRGERWGQLVLCGYRGDIAGGRLLADRAAEALVLHRMLGAAPTWEEQSAQSLLTDLALGVVPARQLLPRARAAGLPVNRRTFVPLVVRDRDAGELERTLRLLGLPGLVAELADGITAVLLSLPRDQDADALTAHFAARLGPAVVASAGPRGGWEDVPAGLREARHVADAVDGAGDALDLPGVVRLRDVHLRGLVRLLRDDPHVQAFAERELDGLLCDGDDDLLAVLRTYLATGRNKSRTAQLHHVSRPALYRRLEAIQARLGVDLDDFEQAASMHIALLAHDAQQR is encoded by the coding sequence ATGACCACCACCTTGGAACCAGCTCTGTCGGTCCGTCAGGTCCTGTCCCTGGAACGGGTGCTGGCCGGGGAACCCGAGGTGGTGGCCGGCGCCGGCCAGCTCGACCGGCCGGTGCGCTGGGTCCACGTCGCCGAGGCGCCCGACGTCGGCGTCATGCTCAGCGGCGGTGAAATGGTCCTCACCACAGGCGTGTTGCTCGCCGGGGACGACAGCGCGCAGGCCGAGTACATCCAGTCCCTGTACCGCGCGGAGGCCGCCGCCGTCGTCCTCGGGCTCGGCCGCGCCTTCCCCACCCCGCCCGACGCGATGCGCCGGGCCGCCGAACGGTGCGGGCTGCCCCTCGTCGTCCTCCACCGCCCGTTCCCCTTCGCCGAGTTGACGGAAGAGGTCCAATCCCGGCTGGTGCGGCGGAAGTTCGCCGCCGTCAGCCTCTCCGAGGCGGTCCGCACCGCCCTCACCGGACTCATCACCGCCGGGGCCCCGCTGCAACGCCTCCTCGACGAGGTCGCGCAGCACAGCGGCTGTCCCGTCGTCGTCACCAACCTCGCCCACCGCGTCCTCGCCACCGCCGGGGAACGCTCGGCCGTCGACGACGTGCTGCGCGACTGGGAGCGCATCGCCCGGCAGGCCGGCGGGCGGGAGGGTGACGGCTGGATCCGCGCGGAACTCGGCGGCCGGGGCGAACGCTGGGGGCAGCTCGTGCTGTGCGGCTACCGGGGCGACATCGCGGGCGGCCGGCTCCTCGCCGACCGGGCGGCCGAGGCGCTGGTCCTGCACCGGATGCTCGGCGCCGCCCCCACCTGGGAGGAGCAGTCCGCGCAGAGCCTGCTCACCGACCTCGCGCTGGGCGTCGTGCCGGCCCGCCAACTCCTGCCCAGGGCACGGGCCGCCGGGCTGCCGGTCAACCGGCGCACCTTCGTCCCGCTCGTCGTGCGCGACCGCGACGCCGGTGAACTGGAGCGCACGCTACGGCTGTTGGGGCTGCCCGGACTCGTCGCCGAACTCGCCGACGGCATCACCGCCGTTCTGCTCAGCCTCCCCCGCGACCAGGACGCCGACGCGCTCACCGCCCACTTCGCGGCCCGCCTCGGACCGGCCGTCGTCGCCTCCGCCGGGCCCCGCGGCGGCTGGGAGGACGTCCCGGCGGGGCTGCGCGAGGCGCGGCACGTCGCCGACGCCGTCGACGGCGCGGGCGACGCCCTCGACCTCCCCGGCGTCGTCCGCCTGCGGGACGTCCATCTGCGGGGCCTGGTCCGGCTGTTGCGCGACGACCCGCACGTCCAGGCGTTCGCGGAACGGGAGTTGGACGGGCTGCTGTGCGACGGCGACGACGACCTGCTCGCCGTCCTGCGCACCTACCTCGCGACCGGCCGCAACAAGTCGCGCACCGCGCAGCTCCACCACGTCTCCCGGCCCGCCCTGTACCGCCGGCTGGAGGCGATACAGGCGCGCCTCGGTGTCGACCTCGACGACTTCGAACAGGCCGCGTCCATGCACATCGCGCTCCTCGCGCACGACGCGCAACAGCGCTGA